AAAGATTTTTCTATTGCTTGTGGCTCTTTGTAAAAATAGTTGCTTGTAATAGAGTATTCGGTTAATAAAATTATTTTTTGTTTCAAAAAGGTTTCTTTTTTAAATATATTATAACTTTAATGGTTGTATAGTTGTGATTTTTCTCTTAAAACTATTTAAAGGTCAAATATTTATTAGTTTTTATATTGTTTTGTTGTGAAAATGCGTTTTTTATGATATAATAAATATTTACTTATTTTGCCTGCCCTCAAATATGGATTGATTAAAAACTAAAGCCCAGCATAAGTGCCTTTCTATATTTATGAAAAAGAACAAATACCTCCCACTTTTCATTTTTTTTCTGTCGTTAGGCAAAAGCTTTGGTCAGAGTTTTAATCAGCCCCAGATTGACAGCTTGCTGCTGGTTGCGGAACAGCTTGAAATTAAAGATGCTGCTTATGGGGTAACATTAAGTCTTAAAGCTTATGATGATTCCAAAAAAATTGGCTACAAAAAAGGCATGGCGCAAGGATTGCTGATTGCCAGCCGGAAACAGCATGAATTGGCTAAATATGAGGATGTGCTTAAAAATGCTACAGCAGCAGAAAAACTAGCGGTCGAAATTTCCGATGCCAAATTAATTTCCGATGCGCTTCGGCTAAAAGGGATAGGCTTTACCGGAACCGGCGATTATGGAAAAGGATTGGCGCAATTCAGGAAAGCACTCCGTTTTGCCCAAAATCTTACAGATAAAGAAGTCAAAAGCTCAAGACTTGGTGTGCTTTATAATGATATCGCTTTTAATTTGGATGAAAATGGTGGAGAAACAGATTCCGTAGCCTTTTATTATAGAAAAGGTTATCAGGAATTTCAGAAAATGGTGCTCAACAATCCGTTGAGAAATAAGACACTTTCCTTGGCTTGCTCCAATGTAGGTTCCAGTTTTTTAAGAGCAAAACAATTGGATTCGGCAGAATTTTATCTCGACAGGGCACTGCAATTGGCAAATTCTGTCAATCATGAAGCTGTTAAGGCCAATACTTTGTGTGATTTAGGCAGTCTTAATTACTCCAGAAAAAAATACAAACAGTCAATTGATTATTTCGAAAAAGGTATTGGTGTTGCCAAATCCATAAATGATGTTTATGCGCTTAAATCGCTTTATCTGGGAATTTCAAAATCCTATGAGGCAGTTCGTGATACTAAAAAGGCAGAAAACTATCTTCTTCTCTATAATGAGTTAAATGACAGCGTCAAAAAGAATCAAAAAGAAGACGTACAGATGCAGACTGCTTCAATGGAAGATGGTAACATTATTGCCGATGTTGATGGAAACTCGAAACGGACACTTATTTTTTCAGCAATATTTGTCCTGTTGCTGATCATGATATTAATTCATATTTATAGGAAGTTCCAAAAAGAAAAGGCAAATAACGCGCGATTGCAGGCGGAAGTTGAGGATTCGATCACGATGTTTACTTTGCTGCAAAAAGATGAGGCACACTTAAAAAAGATACGCCATCTTGCCAGTTCCAATGATCCGTCCTTTTTAATGTTGTTTAAAGAAACCTATCCGGATTTTTATAAAAAACTGAACAAGATTAATCCCGGACTCATTGCCGGAGAACAAAAATTATGTGCTTTCCTCAAACTGGATCTTTCTACCAAAGAAATTGCGCAATTCACCAATTCTTCCATCAGGGCGGTGGAAGCTAAGAAATACAGGTTGCGCAAAAAGCTTTCCATTCCTTCAGAAGAAGATATTAATGTCTGGATGATGAATTTATAAGTAAGCACAGTCCTTCATATTGTGTGAGCATTGACTCCTTTTTTATGGAAAAGTGGCTTGATGTATTTTAGCTTGCTCTTATAGCCGGAACCATTCTGGCGGGAATTTTTTGTGAATACCGGGTCTTCTGAAATTAGATGAGCCTGTAGAAGAGTGAGGAATTCTTAAAAAATAAAATGGAATTTTTTGCTTATTTCCCAGATTTTGATGAAAAATATAGGGTATTTAAGAATTTGGTAGCGTGATTTTTGCAGATATCTAAAAGGATATTTTTCTTTGGTAAAATATTTTGATAAAAAGATTTTTTATTTACTTTTACAGCCTATGAGGATTGTCCCAAATACAATTGTAAATCTTGCGGTTGTTTTGTTTTCTGTGACAAATTGTCTTGCTGATAACGAAACTCCGCCACCGCCGCCCACAGGCCCAACGCCAATAGGTATGCCCATCGACAATGGGATTCTTATTTTATTGGTGATAGGTCTCGCATTTGCTTTTTTTAGATTTAAAATATCAAACACAAATAAAAAAACTCCGATGTAAATCGGAGTTTTTTGTTTTTATGCTAATTGGTGTAGTCGTGAGACGTATTTTCCTATAACATCGAATTCAAGGTTGATTTTTGTGCCTACTTCAAAATTTTTGAAATTGGTGTGTTCATACGTATAGGGGATAATGGCAACGCTAAATGCATTTTTTTGGGAATTTACAACAGTCAGGCTTACTCCGTTTACGGTAATGGAACCTTTTTCTATTGTAATGTTGCTTAGCTTCGGGTCATATTCAAATGTGTAATACCAGCTTCCGTTTGCTTCTTCAATGGAGATGCAGGTTCCGGTCTGGTCAACATGTCCTTGTACGATATGTCCGTCCAATCTGTCGCCAAGCCTCATGGCACGTTCTAAATTAACCTGGTCGCCAATTTTCCACTCGCCTATATTTGTCTTGTCGATAGATTCTTTGATAGCGGTAACCGTATATTGGTCGTTTGAAATTCCTACAACAGTCAGACACACGCCGTTATGCGAGACGCTTTGGTCTATTTTAAGTTCGTGGGTAACTGATGAGGAAAGCGTAATGTGTATGTTTTCTCCCTCTTTACGCAGGTCTTTGATTGTGCCGAGGGTTTCTATTATTCCTGTAAACATTCTGGTTTTATTTTACTAAATTTGCACTTCAAAATTAGCAATAAATAAGGAGCAAGCATTATGAAAAAAGCAGAAAATATAATCGTTGGAATTTCAGTAGGGGATTTGAACGGTATTGGAAGCGAGATTATCCTAAAAACTTTCGAAGATACCCGAATGCTTGAGCTTTGTACTCCGGTTATTTTTGCCAACGTGAAAATAATGTCCTTTGCTAAGAAAAACCTTGATGCTACAATAGCGCTTCATGGTATCGACAAAATAGAGCAGTTGCTACCCGGAAAAATTAATGTGCTGAATGTCTGGAAAGAAAGCGTTACTATTGAATATGGAGTCAACGATGAAAATGTAGGGAAGTATGCTATAAAATCATTCGTGGCAGCTACAAAAGCTTTAAAGGACGGACAGATTGATGTTTTGGTTACAGCACCTATTAATAAATACAACATACAGTCTGAGGAATTTAAGTTTCCGGGTCATACAGATTATCTCAATCAGGAATTGGAAGGTGATGCCCTTATGCTGATGGTTCAGGACGATTTGCGTGTTGGACTGATTACAGACCATGTTCCGGTAAATGAAGTGGCTTCCCATCTTACAGAAGCGCTGATTAAAAGTAAAATTGAGACAATAAAAAAATCACTTATACAGGATTTCAGCATAAGCAAACCCAAAATAGCAGTTTTGGGATTAAATCCCCATGCCGGAGACGGAGGAGTAATTGGGAAAGAAGATGATGAAATTTTAAGGCCGGCAATCAAAAAGCTGTTTGAAAGCGGGACCCTTGCTTTCGGTCCTTATGCGGCTGATGGTTTTTTTGGAAGCGGACAATATGAAAAGTTTGATGCGGTAATAGCAACATATCATGACCAGGGTCTGATTCCTTTCAAAACCCTTTCTTTTGGAAAAGGAGTGAATTATACGGCGGGATTAAATAAAATCAGAACCTCTCCGGATCACGGAACGGCTTATGATATTGCAGGTAAAGGAATTGCAGATTATAATTCATTTAAAGAAGCCGTTTATCTGGCTATTGATATATTCCATTCCAGAAATGAATATGCGGCCATGACGGAGAAACCCTTAAAAATAAAAGAAAAACACTTATAAACAAAAAAATGTTTATAACGCTTTTGGAATTGTAATTATTTTATATCTTTGCACTCCCGAAGTTTAGGGCAAATTGTTGTTAAGATGAGAGTAAGTAATGAGTTTTTAATTCCTTTTATAGGATTAAAGTTAGGAAAACATCAGTTTGAATATCAAATAAATAAAAAGTTCTTTGAAGACTTTGGTTATGACGAGTTTGAGAGTTGTGATATCAAAGTCAATGTAGTTTTAGAGAAAAAAAGCACTATGCTTGAGCTTCATTTCAAACACAAAGGTACTATTCATGTTCCTTGTGATTTGACTAATGAGATGT
This portion of the Flavobacterium lindanitolerans genome encodes:
- a CDS encoding tetratricopeptide repeat protein, whose product is MKKNKYLPLFIFFLSLGKSFGQSFNQPQIDSLLLVAEQLEIKDAAYGVTLSLKAYDDSKKIGYKKGMAQGLLIASRKQHELAKYEDVLKNATAAEKLAVEISDAKLISDALRLKGIGFTGTGDYGKGLAQFRKALRFAQNLTDKEVKSSRLGVLYNDIAFNLDENGGETDSVAFYYRKGYQEFQKMVLNNPLRNKTLSLACSNVGSSFLRAKQLDSAEFYLDRALQLANSVNHEAVKANTLCDLGSLNYSRKKYKQSIDYFEKGIGVAKSINDVYALKSLYLGISKSYEAVRDTKKAENYLLLYNELNDSVKKNQKEDVQMQTASMEDGNIIADVDGNSKRTLIFSAIFVLLLIMILIHIYRKFQKEKANNARLQAEVEDSITMFTLLQKDEAHLKKIRHLASSNDPSFLMLFKETYPDFYKKLNKINPGLIAGEQKLCAFLKLDLSTKEIAQFTNSSIRAVEAKKYRLRKKLSIPSEEDINVWMMNL
- a CDS encoding riboflavin synthase — its product is MFTGIIETLGTIKDLRKEGENIHITLSSSVTHELKIDQSVSHNGVCLTVVGISNDQYTVTAIKESIDKTNIGEWKIGDQVNLERAMRLGDRLDGHIVQGHVDQTGTCISIEEANGSWYYTFEYDPKLSNITIEKGSITVNGVSLTVVNSQKNAFSVAIIPYTYEHTNFKNFEVGTKINLEFDVIGKYVSRLHQLA
- the pdxA gene encoding 4-hydroxythreonine-4-phosphate dehydrogenase PdxA gives rise to the protein MMKKAENIIVGISVGDLNGIGSEIILKTFEDTRMLELCTPVIFANVKIMSFAKKNLDATIALHGIDKIEQLLPGKINVLNVWKESVTIEYGVNDENVGKYAIKSFVAATKALKDGQIDVLVTAPINKYNIQSEEFKFPGHTDYLNQELEGDALMLMVQDDLRVGLITDHVPVNEVASHLTEALIKSKIETIKKSLIQDFSISKPKIAVLGLNPHAGDGGVIGKEDDEILRPAIKKLFESGTLAFGPYAADGFFGSGQYEKFDAVIATYHDQGLIPFKTLSFGKGVNYTAGLNKIRTSPDHGTAYDIAGKGIADYNSFKEAVYLAIDIFHSRNEYAAMTEKPLKIKEKHL